In a genomic window of Magnolia sinica isolate HGM2019 chromosome 16, MsV1, whole genome shotgun sequence:
- the LOC131229323 gene encoding uncharacterized protein LOC131229323: MKGDFRQMIPLPRRFIRKYEKDLSSIALLKDPNGKVWHVGLKRSAGRVFLQNGWPEFVEHHSLCNRHVLVLKYKGNSMFEVLIFDNSAGAKKHEESSSSKCQDPNYESESSIEILGVCTPHKAHLTKQPSKRRGGGRIPLLRSHGPPVMPNVMETETKCNKRRNRNEELLNGTEMRSSKWMGNVLEPRQSTHLKSAQPDIVQVPRLSTHLKSAQPDRVQVPKLPQEVELNNHKRKDGNEDPSFQSVNLSTASEGSFPHGACNGILMDAIENKNQQPIARSTHLKPAQSDMQHVQKLPQEVESNHYKRKDGNEDPSFQSVNLSTTSEGFFPHEVCNRISMDAIENKSQQPIRRSTRLKSAQSDMQHVQKLPQEVESNHHKRKDGNEDPSFQSVNLSTASEGSFPHEVCNHISMDAIENKNQQPIRRSTCLKSAQSDMQHVQKLPQEVESNHHKRKNGNEDPSFQSVNLSTASKGSFPHEVPHGILTDEIENENWQPIRRSTHLKSAQSDTLHVPKLPQEVKSNQSKQNDGNEGPSFQAMNLSTDSRGCFPRGIRNDVLTDEIKNENQQPIRKWDGLGELRRSIRHSLIQASGREVRGLGDVIESNRVEQNTTREDFSFYPKDLPLEGEIQNRISWNKAAIECIQPSNGMDNVTAPLWLERIKSFQSNGKKHEESNYNKNCQDSNYDLENSVEILGVRTAEGEGDNLRPIKRKGGRIPFLRSHGPPPKSCVMEIESKCNKRKNRSEDLFIEPEVPNSKQKGDVLEPRRSTRLNSVQSNIPHAQNLCLQVESNHHKQKDGDEYLSFKSVNLSATSKGSSPREVRDGILTDDIKNEKQQPIRKQCSLGVQRQSIRLRSIQFGGREVRGLGDVIESKHVQQNTAREEFSLYPKDPVVEYGVQNGISCNKVVIEGLQLSKKRNNVTAPRRSERVKSFQSDGKRLYGSVHECGPDCKKIHDESEQTPLCTLSEEFSTTVENQRTESDKHVSPSKNVEHLQGQGHCVDMTPPKSIYYRFISKRRPVTAEERHRAKEEARKFNSNNPFFVVVMPASYVYCRYFMYIPHKFAEDYIPREVRSITLADLDGKRWPVTCIQSRYGAGLGKGWAAFVWKNNLEEGDVCVFELVNREKFELRVLISRVVEEVVPFVRASEIKQDRKVTSS; encoded by the exons ATGAAAGGCGATTTTCGTCAAATGATT CCGCTTCCCAGGAGGTTTATTCGGAAGTACGAGAAGGACTTATCCAGCATTGCCCTTCTGAAGGATCCCAACGGCAAAGTATGGCATGTAGGACTGAAGAGAAGTGCGGGCAGAGTTTTCCTCCAAAACGGTTGGCCGGAATTTGTAGAACACCACTCTTTATGCAACAGGCATGTTTTAGTTCTCAAATATAAGGGAAACTCAATGTTTGAGGTTCTAATATTCGATAACAGTGCCGGTGCGAAGAAACATGAAGAATCCAGTTCTAGCAAGTGTCAGGATCCAAATTACGAATCCGAAAGTTCCATCGAAATTCTTGGTGTTTGTACTCCACATAAAGCTCATCTTACTAAACAACCATCCAAAAGAAGGGGTGGCGGCCGTATACCGTTACTAAgatcacatggcccacctgttatgcCCAATGTGATGGAAACTGAAACTAAGTGTAACAAGCGTAGAAATAGAAATGAAGAACTTTTGAATGGAACAGAGATGCGAAGCTCAAAATGGATGGGTAATGTACTAGAGCCAAGGCAATCTACTCATCTGAAATCAGCTCAACCAGATATAGTACAAGTGCCAAGGCTATCTACTCATCTGAAATCAGCTCAACCAGATAGAGTACAAGTGCCAAAGTTGCCTCAAGAAGTTGAATTGAATAATCACAAGCGAAAAGATGGCAATGAAGATCCGTCCTTCCAGTCTGTGAATCTGAGCACTGCGTCTGAAGGGTCTTTTCCTCATGGAGCTTGTAATGGTATTTTGATGGATGCAATTGAAAACAAAAACCAGCAACCTATTGCGCGATCTACTCATCTGAAACCAGCTCAATCAGATATGCAACATGTGCAAAAATTACCTCAAGAAGTTGAATCAAATCATTACAAGCGAAAAGATGGCAATGAAGATCCGTCCTTCCAGTCTGTGAATCTGAGCACTACATCTGAAGGGTTTTTTCCTCATGAAGTTTGTAATCGTATTTCGATGGATGCGATTGAAAACAAAAGCCAGCAACCTATTAGGCGATCTACTCGTCTGAAATCAGCTCAATCAGATATGCAGCATGTGCAAAAATTACCTCAAGAAGTTGAATCGAATCATCACAAGCGAAAAGATGGCAATGAAGATCCGTCCTTCCAGTCTGTGAATCTGAGCACTGCGTCTGAAGGATCTTTTCCTCATGAAGTTTGTAATCATATTTCGATGGATGCGATTGAAAACAAAAACCAGCAACCTATTAGGCGATCTACTTGTCTGAAATCAGCTCAATCAGATATGCAGCATGTGCAAAAATTACCTCAAGAAGTTGAATCGAATCATCACAAGCGAAAAAATGGCAATGAAGATCCGTCCTTCCAGTCTGTGAATCTGAGCACCGCGTCTAAAGGGTCTTTTCCTCATGAAGTTCCCCATGGTATTTTGACAGATGAGATTGAAAATGAAAACTGGCAACCTATTAGGCGATCAACTCATCTGAAATCAGCTCAATCGGATACACTGCATGTGCCAAAGTTACCTCAAGAAGTCAAATCGAATCAGTCCAAGCAAAATGATGGCAATGAAGGTCCATCCTTTCAGGCTATGAATCTGAGCACTGACTCTAGAGGGTGTTTTCCTCGTGGCATTCGTAATGATGTTTTGACAGATGAGATTAAAAATGAAAACCAGCAACCTATTAGGAAATGGGACGGCTTAGGAGAGCTGCGACGGTCAATTCGCCATAGCTTGATTCAAGCTAGTGGGAGAGAGGTAAGAGGATTAGGTGATGTAATTGAATCCAATCGTGTTGAGCAAAATACTACTAGAGAGGATTTTTCATTTTACCCAAAGGATCTGCCTCTTGAAGGTGAAATTCAAAATCGTATCTCATGGAATAAGGCTGCAATAGAATGCATACAGCCATCCAATGGAATGGACAATGTAACAGCACCACTATGGTTGGAACGCATCAAATCATTTCAATCCAATGGGAAGAAACACGAAGAATCGAATTATAACAAGAATTGTCAGGACTCAAATTATGATTTGGAAAATTCTGTGGAAATTCTCGGTGTACGTACTGCTGAAGGTGAGGGCGATAACCTGCGACCAATCAAGAGAAAGGGTGGCCGTATACCGTTTCTACGATCACATGGCCCACCTCCTAAGTCCTGTGTGATGGAAATTGAATCAAAGTGTAACAAGCGTAAAAATAGGAGTGAAGATCTTTTTATTGAGCCAGAGGTGCCGAACTCCAAACAAAAGGGTGATGTACTAGAGCCAAGGCGATCTACTCGTCTGAATTCAGTTCAATCCAATATACCACATGCGCAAAACTTATGTCTACAAGTTGAATCGAATCATCACAAGCAAAAAGATGGCGATGAATATTTGTCCTTTAAGTCTGTGAATCTGAGTGCTACGTCTAAAGGGTCTTCTCCTCGTGAAGTTCGTGATGGCATTTTGACGGATGATATTAAAAATGAAAAGCAACAACCTATTAGAAAACAATGCAGCCTAGGAGTGCAGCGACAGTCAATTCGTCTTAGATCGATTCAGTTTGGTGGGAGAGAGGTGAGAGGATTAGGTGATGTAATTGAATCCAAACATGTTCAGCAAAATACTGCCAGAGAAGAATTTTCACTCTATCCTAAAGATCCAGTGGTTGAATATGGAGTTCAAAATGGTATTTCATGCAATAAAGTGGTAATAGAGGGCCTACAGCTGTCCAAGAAGAGGAACAATGTAACAGCACCACGACGTTCAGAACGTGTTAAATCATTTCAATCAGATGGTAAGCGTTTGTATGGATCAGTTCATGAATGTGGGCCAGACTGTAAGAAGATACATGATGAAAGTGAACAGACTCCTCTTTGTACATTGAGTGAAGAGTTTTCAACCACTGTTGAGAATCAAAGAACTGAATCTG ACAAGCACGTTTCTCCTTCCAAGAATGTGGAGCATTTGCAAGGACAAGGACATTGCGTGGACATGACCCCCCCAAAAAGTATATACTACAGATTTATATCGAAAAGGAGACCTGTTACAGCTGAAGAAAGACACAGAGCAAAGGAAGAAGCCCGAAAATTCAACTCTAACAACCCATTCTTTGTAGTAGTTATGCCAGCAAGCTACGTGTATTGCAGATATTTTATG TACATCCCACATAAATTTGCTGAAGATTACATCCCGAGAGAAGTGCGAAGCATCACCCTTGCAGATTTAGATGGGAAAAGATGGCCTGTGACATGTATACAGAGCAGATATGGAGCTGGACTAGGCAAAGGATGGGCGGCATTTGTGTGGAAAAATAACCTGGAAGAAGGGGATGTATGCGTGTTTGAGCTTGTTAACAGGGAGAAGTTTGAACTTAGAGTTCTCATTTCCCGAGTCGTTGAAGAAGTGGTGCCGTTTGTCAGAGCCTCGGAGATAAAACAGGACAGGAAGGTTACAAGTAGCTAA
- the LOC131228720 gene encoding uncharacterized protein LOC131228720 has protein sequence MTIFHFFNCAILTFGPHAVYYSATPLSEYDTVGTSVKAAVVYLGTALVKLVCLATFLKVPENDSFDPYQELLKALIGFIDVAGLYFALTQLTHRNISQNHKFQAVGLGWAFADSVLHRLAPLWVGARGLEFTWEYILQGLEANANLVLNVSLAALGSLMWLRKNKPKTLIPIIYACAGILATMPSITSYLRRGLGWHLPKVVGFELFSSLVMAFISWQLFSACQRPV, from the exons atgacgATCTTCCACTTCTTCAACTGCGCTATTCTCACCTTCGGTCCTCACGCCGTCTACTACTCTGCAACCCCACT ATCGGAGTACGATACTGTTGGAACGTCTGTTAAAGCTGCTGTTGTTTATCTTGGGACAGCTTTAGTAAAG CTGGTTTGCCTTGCAACCTTTCTCAAAGTACCGGAGAATGACAGTTTTGACCCATATCAG GAATTGTTGAAAGCACTAATTGGGTTTATAGATGTTGCTGGGCTTTATTTTGCATTGACACAGTTGACTCACCGGAACATTTCCCAAAATCATAAATTCCAAGCTGTTGGGCTCG GTTGGGCGTTCGCAGACTCCGTTCTCCACAGGCTTGCACCACTCTGGGTAGGCGCCAGAGGATTAGAATTTACATGGGAATATATTCTCCAAGGTCTTGAAGCTAATGCTAATCTG GTGTTGAATGTGTCCCTTGCTGCCTTGGGATCTTTGATGTGGCTTCGGAAGAACAAACCCAAGACTCTGATTCCTATAATTTATGCATGTGCTGGAATTCTTGCAACCATGCCATCAATTACAAG CTACCTGAGACGAGGTTTGGGGTGGCATCTTCCAAAGGTTGTGGGCTTTGAACTCTTTTCATCACTGGTCATGGCCTTTATTAGTTGGCAGCTATTCAGCGCATGTCAGAGACCTGTTTGA
- the LOC131228722 gene encoding uncharacterized protein LOC131228722 — translation MSTASAALAPSAAVVACPGRSPSQRKERSVVYIGGMNSFGGLKANNSIASLGLPVCTNQSFAMVLRSLKSAAPQGKGRGGGALSSTCSAVAEIFKIAAIMNGLVLIGVAVGFVLLRVEATLEESE, via the coding sequence aTGTCGACGGCATCTGCTGCGCTCGCTCCGTCAGCTGCTGTTGTCGCGTGCCCCGGCCGCAGCCCGTCGCAGAGGAAGGAGAGAAGTGTGGTTTACATAGGAGGGATGAATTCCTTTGGTGGGCTAAAAGCCAACAACAGCATAGCCTCTCTAGGCCTGCCAGTGTGCACCAACCAGTCATTTGCTATGGTTTTGAGGTCATTGAAGTCAGCTGCACCACAAGGCAAAGGCAGAGGTGGGGGAGCACTCTCTTCCACTTGCAGCGCCGTCGCCGAGATATTCAAGATTGCAGCCATCATGAACGGGCTCGTTCTCATTGGGGTCGCTGTTGGATTCGTTCTCCTCCGAGTGGAAGCGACACTGGAGGAATCCGAGTGA